In one window of Amblyraja radiata isolate CabotCenter1 chromosome 29, sAmbRad1.1.pri, whole genome shotgun sequence DNA:
- the amh gene encoding muellerian-inhibiting factor translates to MKPNAVNCASSETSKMVKRSESDYLETLDVPIHSTSSSHGSPRAFLQQLNRFLNVVLDYSTDQNSRSVLHLDKETIESLPHHSLNISNAYVLELLVQSEEPLVFLLPENAENFLQQIIEHGNVGETEEKIQQLFLTKLKNTVRKVLEIPIFQNEKVLKKLIHLLNECNYPFPLPEFPQVSILPQDDQKNGNRRQKTYYTFLLLKTLQTVKTFWEKRQKIFRQNRSATNRSICKLEELSIDFERLSYDWILVPKLYNIHNCVGSCRIPLTGNVSNHVVLLIKMQEQGLPTKREPCCVPVEYSELLLAVVNDQSSMITVYKNMVAEECKCR, encoded by the coding sequence ATGAAGCCTAATGCAGTCAATTGTGCTTCTAGTGAAACCTCCAAGATGGTTAAAAGATCGGAGAGTGATTATTTGGAAACGTTGGACGTTCCAATTCATTCAACATCTTCAAGCCATGGGTCCCCACGCGCATTCTTGCAACAACTCAACAGATTTCTGAATGTAGTATTAGATTACTCCACCGACCAAAATTCCCGATCTGTGCTTCACCTGGACAAAGAAACCATCGAAAGCCTTCCCCATCACTCACTGAATATTTCAAACGCCTACGTCCTGGAGCTGTTGGTTCAGTCAGAAGAACCTCTGGTATTTCTGTTGCCGGAGAATGCGGAGAACTTTCTCCAGCAGATCATAGAACACGGAAACGTCGGGGAAACCGAGGAAAAGATACAGCAGCTTTTCCTCACCAAACTGAAAAACACCGTCAGAAAAGTGTTGGAAATACCCATTTTCCAGAATGAGAAGGTCCTGAAAAAGCTGATTCATCTTCTGAACGAGTGCAACTATCCCTTTCCACTTCCCGAGTTCCCTCAAGTCAGCATCTTGCCACAAGATGACCAAAAGAATGGAAATCGCAGGCAAAAGACCTACTATACCTTCTTGTTGCTGAAGACTTTGCAAACAGTGAAGACCTTTTGGGAGAAGAGGCAGAAAATTTTTCGGCAAAATAGGAGTGCGACCAACCGATCcatctgcaaattggaggaactcagcattgaCTTTGAGCGTCTGTCATACGACTGGATCTTGGTCCCGAAGTTGTACAATATACATAATTGTGTTGGCTCTTGCAGGATTCCCTTAACAGGGAATGTATCTAATCATGTTGTCTTACTTATTAAAATGCAGGAACAAGGGCTTCCGACAAAACGGGAACCATGTTGCGTTCCGGTGGAGTATTCTGAACTTCTGCTGGCTGTGGTCAATGATCAAAGTAGCATGATCACTGTGTATAAGAACATGGTGGCAGAGGAATGTAAGTGTAGATGA